In the genome of Eggerthella sp. YY7918, one region contains:
- a CDS encoding gamma-glutamyl-gamma-aminobutyrate hydrolase family protein, which produces MIVGITTTRVEEDMPDERVLVERTTVEYLWRVAASGAVPVLLPPVPGDRAANEEAARALLDRIDGLVLSGGGDIDPSWYGESERLPETTHVFEDRDALELELARRAHERNMPVLGICRGMQVMNVALGGTLYQDVNACKITRIAHQQKPPYETAKQRIDVVPGSVLDQTLFGDVSTCRQRMIEGAAEAAGDALPACAFREGATTKAEETQTRPLLVNTMHHQAVASLAPGLRVSATSDDGLIEAIEDPTRRFFLGVQWHPEYLNDNTPLFDALIRAIRATQ; this is translated from the coding sequence ATGATAGTCGGTATTACGACAACGCGAGTTGAAGAAGATATGCCAGATGAGCGCGTGCTAGTCGAGCGGACCACAGTCGAATATCTTTGGCGTGTCGCCGCATCGGGCGCCGTACCGGTACTTTTGCCACCGGTACCGGGCGACCGCGCAGCAAATGAGGAAGCTGCACGGGCTTTGCTCGATCGCATTGACGGCCTTGTTCTTTCCGGCGGCGGCGACATCGACCCCTCGTGGTACGGCGAAAGCGAAAGGCTTCCCGAAACAACCCATGTGTTTGAGGATCGCGACGCTTTAGAGCTGGAACTCGCGCGCCGCGCGCACGAGCGCAACATGCCCGTGCTGGGCATCTGTCGCGGCATGCAGGTGATGAATGTGGCGTTGGGCGGTACGCTGTATCAGGATGTCAATGCCTGCAAAATCACGCGCATCGCCCACCAGCAGAAACCGCCCTACGAGACGGCCAAACAGCGCATCGATGTCGTGCCGGGAAGCGTGCTTGACCAAACGCTGTTCGGCGACGTCTCAACATGTCGGCAGCGTATGATTGAGGGGGCGGCAGAGGCGGCGGGAGACGCGCTGCCCGCATGCGCTTTCCGCGAGGGTGCAACGACCAAGGCGGAAGAAACGCAAACTCGCCCTCTGTTGGTCAACACCATGCATCACCAAGCGGTTGCTTCGCTCGCGCCCGGTTTGCGCGTGTCTGCCACAAGCGACGACGGCCTCATCGAAGCTATCGAAGATCCGACACGGCGCTTCTTCCTGGGCGTGCAGTGGCACCCGGAATACCTCAACGACAATACCCCGCTCTTCGACGCCCTCATCCGCGCCATACGAGCCACCCAATAA
- a CDS encoding CoA transferase — protein MKSTERPKFGNLQNLKVLNAGAVIAAPFVCELFAEQGADVIELESTVAPDMYRMYGDAWSVDRRNQRMMTLNIPSPEGKEILLQMVKWADVLVESSKGGTWAKWGLTDEVLWESNPALVILHISGFGNWGDPSYVNRASFDPIGQAFSGYSNINGFPDSPPSVTKPFTGDFMTGLMGAWATLAAVIRARETGEGESIDCCQFEALVRLQGATLSDGINHGIQPPRLGNEDLVGACAGSQKCKDGYCQVAVGGAGPVKKLVEFFGFADDPDFQPLGSYPSITRKPGCKSLDEPLPDRAAKFRRAIDTWCAEHTVEEVNKTFGEMGVAVSPHMTYEMMLEDPHYQAREVFVDCYDEITDKTIKQVNMIPRFKNHPGQIVRGGAKYDADTRDILEEFGYSEQEIELLYERGVLKKGDQ, from the coding sequence ATGAAATCGACGGAACGTCCCAAGTTCGGCAACCTGCAGAATTTAAAGGTGCTTAATGCAGGCGCTGTCATCGCGGCACCGTTTGTATGCGAGCTGTTCGCCGAACAGGGCGCCGATGTTATCGAACTCGAAAGCACGGTTGCTCCCGACATGTATCGCATGTATGGCGATGCCTGGTCGGTCGATCGCCGCAATCAGCGCATGATGACGCTCAACATCCCCTCGCCCGAGGGCAAAGAAATCCTTCTTCAAATGGTGAAGTGGGCCGATGTGCTTGTTGAGTCGTCCAAGGGCGGCACCTGGGCGAAGTGGGGTCTGACCGACGAGGTCTTGTGGGAATCCAACCCCGCCCTCGTCATCCTGCATATTTCCGGCTTTGGCAACTGGGGCGATCCGTCCTACGTCAACCGGGCGTCGTTTGATCCCATCGGTCAGGCGTTTTCGGGCTACTCCAACATCAACGGCTTCCCTGACAGTCCGCCGAGTGTGACCAAGCCCTTCACCGGCGATTTTATGACCGGTCTCATGGGCGCTTGGGCCACGCTGGCCGCCGTCATTCGCGCCCGCGAAACGGGCGAAGGCGAGTCCATCGACTGCTGCCAGTTCGAGGCGCTTGTCAGATTGCAAGGCGCAACGCTTTCCGACGGCATCAATCACGGCATTCAGCCGCCGCGTTTGGGCAACGAAGATCTGGTGGGTGCGTGCGCCGGTTCACAGAAGTGCAAAGACGGCTACTGCCAGGTTGCGGTGGGCGGTGCCGGCCCGGTGAAGAAGCTGGTTGAATTCTTCGGCTTTGCCGACGATCCCGATTTCCAGCCGCTTGGATCGTACCCGTCCATCACGCGCAAGCCCGGTTGCAAGAGCCTGGACGAGCCGCTGCCCGATCGTGCTGCCAAGTTCCGTCGCGCCATCGATACCTGGTGCGCCGAGCACACGGTCGAAGAAGTGAACAAGACCTTCGGCGAGATGGGCGTTGCGGTCAGCCCGCACATGACCTACGAGATGATGCTTGAAGATCCGCACTATCAGGCGCGCGAGGTATTTGTGGACTGCTACGACGAAATCACGGATAAGACGATCAAGCAGGTGAACATGATCCCGCGCTTCAAGAACCATCCGGGCCAGATTGTGCGCGGCGGAGCGAAGTACGACGCGGATACCAGAGACATCCTCGAGGAGTTCGGCTACTCGGAGCAAGAAATTGAGCTTCTGTACGAACGGGGCGTGTTGAAGAAGGGCGATCAGTAG
- a CDS encoding MFS transporter, translating into MGTQTKGSNYAWAVAIACVAFYAVPLGFAANHAGLFITPVMDQFGWSRTDATLFMSLQPWVAAICTPIAGKLISKYNPRWIMTAAVLAFGLANLACAWFTEPWQWHIYGIIYGASAAFWMYIATPTFVNRWFAKSNGTVIGTIGVMVSLLGAIMSPVIQGWITSMGWQTARIICSVIVIVLGAGVTALLLRESPEKMGVLPWGYSEAEAEASKSETKATIDVANDEGATAAQARRSPALWLLIVMAGFFVISASFVQQLASYASVTEGLGAAVGAMAVSVAMVTSMAGKFGLGWISDHFGARAAGITAGVLGAAGAFICFIGGANVMMFYVGVGLFGIGYSALNVVPPMTCRQAFGQKDYANVFSIVATGLNVFSGFSALIYAQIFDITGSFAGAFWMIIVFYVVIVFLSLVIVPMGRKIWAK; encoded by the coding sequence ATGGGAACTCAAACCAAAGGCAGCAATTACGCCTGGGCGGTAGCTATCGCTTGTGTGGCGTTCTACGCTGTCCCGCTTGGCTTCGCGGCTAATCACGCGGGCCTGTTCATCACTCCGGTCATGGATCAGTTCGGTTGGTCTCGTACCGACGCGACGCTGTTCATGTCCCTTCAGCCTTGGGTGGCTGCCATCTGCACACCTATTGCTGGCAAGCTTATTTCCAAGTACAACCCGCGCTGGATTATGACGGCCGCGGTGTTGGCGTTTGGTCTGGCCAACTTGGCCTGCGCCTGGTTCACCGAGCCGTGGCAGTGGCACATCTATGGCATCATCTACGGCGCTTCCGCCGCCTTCTGGATGTACATCGCCACGCCGACGTTCGTGAATCGCTGGTTCGCCAAGAGCAACGGCACGGTCATCGGCACCATCGGCGTTATGGTGTCGCTGCTCGGCGCCATCATGAGCCCCGTCATCCAGGGTTGGATTACCAGCATGGGTTGGCAGACGGCTCGTATCATCTGCTCCGTTATCGTTATCGTGCTGGGCGCGGGCGTAACGGCGCTGCTGCTTCGCGAATCTCCCGAAAAGATGGGCGTGTTGCCGTGGGGCTACAGCGAAGCTGAAGCCGAGGCGAGCAAATCCGAAACCAAGGCGACCATCGATGTTGCCAACGACGAGGGCGCAACGGCCGCTCAGGCTCGTAGGAGCCCTGCTCTGTGGCTGCTCATCGTAATGGCCGGCTTCTTTGTAATCTCGGCATCGTTTGTACAGCAGCTGGCATCCTACGCTTCGGTTACCGAGGGCTTGGGTGCTGCGGTTGGCGCTATGGCTGTGTCGGTTGCTATGGTTACTTCGATGGCCGGTAAGTTTGGTCTGGGTTGGATTTCCGACCACTTCGGTGCGCGTGCTGCGGGTATCACCGCTGGCGTGCTTGGTGCCGCGGGTGCGTTTATCTGCTTCATCGGCGGCGCGAACGTCATGATGTTCTATGTGGGCGTTGGCCTGTTCGGTATCGGCTACTCCGCGCTGAACGTTGTTCCTCCGATGACCTGCCGTCAGGCGTTTGGTCAGAAGGACTACGCGAACGTGTTCTCCATCGTTGCTACCGGTCTGAACGTGTTCTCGGGCTTTTCGGCTCTCATCTACGCGCAAATCTTTGACATCACCGGTTCGTTTGCTGGCGCATTCTGGATGATCATCGTGTTCTACGTGGTTATCGTGTTCCTGTCGCTGGTTATCGTGCCGATGGGTCGCAAGATCTGGGCGAAGTAA
- a CDS encoding Hsp70 family protein, with protein sequence MAHKTGSSRSSNQTVKEGSNAVSISIAAPDGVMPLSLGIEIPGGRSQHVIERGVRLPHQRRELYSTAQSYQTAAEFHLVLGERPLVQDNISLCRIRVRNVKWSGAGVPKIELVFDLDKQGRLSVSTDNKDRKRDEILVHNLKEQVSAEEVQTALDDAHQHAEKDDETRAAIQDMLDAYKLLDTAYEHYSLAKRKMSFFEQRGYKKIRGRVEAALRVMPPDITPASMRALHDAVEQLKVKDERLEQLSIEVAKWWR encoded by the coding sequence ATGGCACACAAAACAGGTTCTTCCCGTTCGAGCAATCAAACCGTCAAAGAGGGTTCGAATGCCGTTTCTATCAGTATTGCCGCGCCTGACGGCGTGATGCCGCTCAGCTTGGGAATTGAAATTCCCGGTGGGCGCAGCCAACACGTGATAGAGCGGGGAGTTCGACTTCCCCACCAGCGCCGTGAATTGTATTCGACCGCACAGTCCTACCAAACGGCCGCCGAGTTTCATCTCGTGTTGGGAGAGCGCCCCCTTGTGCAGGACAACATCAGCCTGTGCCGCATTCGTGTGCGAAACGTGAAATGGAGCGGTGCGGGAGTGCCGAAGATCGAGCTGGTGTTTGATCTTGATAAACAGGGAAGGCTCAGCGTTTCCACCGACAACAAAGACCGCAAGCGCGATGAGATTCTTGTTCACAACTTGAAGGAGCAGGTGAGCGCCGAAGAGGTGCAGACAGCTCTGGATGACGCGCACCAACACGCCGAAAAGGATGACGAAACCCGCGCGGCGATCCAAGATATGCTGGATGCTTACAAACTGCTTGATACCGCGTATGAACACTACAGCCTTGCAAAGCGCAAAATGTCGTTCTTCGAGCAGCGCGGCTATAAGAAAATTCGCGGACGAGTGGAAGCTGCGCTGCGCGTTATGCCACCCGATATCACACCCGCGTCCATGCGCGCGCTTCACGATGCGGTCGAGCAGCTTAAGGTTAAGGACGAGCGACTCGAACAGCTCAGCATCGAAGTTGCCAAGTGGTGGAGGTAA
- a CDS encoding CaiB/BaiF CoA-transferase family protein, with translation MKSSECPKFGPLQGVKVVNLTMAIAGPFACSLLADLGAEVIGVESPRGRDTSRPTNQALQGWGTQMERRNTRSLCMNVKDGAGREWFFELLKQADILMDGFRGGQMAKWGMTDEALWEINPKLTIAHISGFGQTGDPAYIERASFDGIGQAFGCFMEMNGYPDRLPVLAFPQVSDYYAGFMASVGALAGYINAQRTGKGDSVDVAQYEAMLRCEGFYAVNYLNTGALPVREGSHSTSSAGYGTYICKDGVPIYTLILGPGVVRAALPLFGLEYGSELFPEGTPVISFGSEAGNVLEEAMERFFSEHTAEEAEQLMLKAGVPCSRIYTYEMAEQDPHYLARESFTEWKNSYDDGTIRGVNIVPRMKNNPGQIWRGMPLVGADNEDILEELGASAEQIEGLYGEGLLKKEEGPFG, from the coding sequence ATGAAGTCATCCGAATGCCCCAAGTTTGGTCCCTTGCAAGGAGTGAAGGTGGTAAACCTCACTATGGCTATTGCCGGGCCATTTGCCTGCAGCCTGTTGGCTGACCTGGGCGCGGAGGTTATCGGTGTGGAAAGCCCCCGCGGTCGCGATACCTCGCGGCCCACAAATCAGGCGTTGCAAGGGTGGGGCACGCAGATGGAACGCCGCAATACGCGCTCGCTTTGCATGAACGTTAAAGATGGGGCGGGCCGCGAGTGGTTCTTTGAGCTGCTCAAGCAAGCCGACATCCTTATGGATGGTTTCCGTGGCGGACAGATGGCCAAGTGGGGCATGACCGACGAGGCGCTCTGGGAAATCAATCCAAAGCTCACCATCGCGCACATTTCGGGATTCGGCCAAACGGGCGATCCCGCATACATCGAGCGGGCCTCGTTTGACGGTATCGGCCAAGCGTTCGGGTGCTTCATGGAAATGAATGGATATCCCGATCGTCTGCCCGTCCTCGCGTTTCCGCAGGTGTCTGACTACTATGCGGGCTTCATGGCCAGCGTGGGAGCGTTGGCCGGCTACATCAACGCGCAGCGCACCGGCAAGGGCGACAGCGTGGATGTAGCCCAATACGAGGCGATGCTGCGCTGCGAGGGCTTCTATGCGGTGAACTATCTCAACACGGGTGCACTGCCGGTGCGGGAAGGTTCGCACAGCACCTCAAGCGCCGGCTACGGCACGTACATCTGCAAAGACGGCGTTCCTATTTACACGCTTATTCTCGGACCCGGAGTGGTGCGGGCCGCCCTGCCGCTCTTCGGTCTTGAATACGGAAGCGAGCTGTTCCCCGAAGGAACGCCAGTCATTTCGTTTGGAAGCGAAGCGGGCAACGTGCTGGAAGAGGCCATGGAGCGCTTTTTCAGCGAGCACACCGCCGAAGAGGCTGAGCAGTTGATGCTGAAGGCAGGCGTGCCGTGCAGCCGCATTTACACGTACGAGATGGCCGAACAAGATCCGCATTACCTTGCTCGCGAAAGTTTCACCGAGTGGAAGAACTCCTATGACGACGGCACCATTCGCGGCGTAAACATCGTACCTCGCATGAAGAACAATCCTGGTCAAATATGGCGCGGCATGCCGCTCGTCGGCGCTGACAACGAGGATATCCTCGAAGAGTTGGGCGCGTCAGCCGAACAGATTGAGGGGCTTTATGGCGAAGGCCTGCTCAAGAAAGAAGAGGGTCCGTTCGGCTAG